A stretch of Candidatus Sericytochromatia bacterium DNA encodes these proteins:
- a CDS encoding L-threonylcarbamoyladenylate synthase, producing MAPVHLLDFSSTIPEARAFDEAVAHLRAGGLLAFPTETVYGLGAHALDEAAVAGIFRAKGRPASNPLIVHVASVEAAQALVTTWPAAAQRLADAFWPGPLTLVLPKASHVPDLVTAGLPAVGIRVPGHPLALALLRQAGVPVAAPSANRYMDVSPTEASHVQRALATSPESILLLDGGACEVGLESTVIDLTGELPRVLRPGGIGIVRLRDCLGEVAELDAQASPGPLPSPGLARRHYAPRAALRLLAQPEELVRVGAACEAQGEVVASIRCGSGDSRPPLHHVLPGEPEGYARLLYATLHALNQTDATIILVQAPPQTAAWSAVQDRLRRAATTL from the coding sequence ATGGCGCCTGTTCACCTCCTCGACTTCTCCTCCACCATACCCGAAGCCAGGGCCTTCGATGAGGCGGTGGCACACCTTCGTGCGGGCGGTTTGCTGGCCTTCCCGACCGAGACGGTCTACGGGCTGGGCGCCCACGCCCTCGACGAGGCCGCAGTGGCCGGCATCTTCAGGGCCAAGGGCCGTCCGGCCAGCAATCCCCTGATCGTTCACGTGGCCAGCGTCGAGGCCGCGCAAGCGCTCGTGACCACCTGGCCCGCTGCCGCTCAGCGACTGGCAGACGCCTTCTGGCCCGGGCCATTGACGCTCGTACTGCCCAAGGCGTCACACGTTCCCGACCTGGTGACGGCAGGACTGCCGGCCGTTGGAATTCGCGTGCCGGGACATCCTTTGGCGCTGGCCTTGTTGCGGCAGGCCGGCGTGCCCGTGGCGGCCCCCAGTGCCAACCGTTACATGGATGTGTCGCCGACGGAGGCAAGTCACGTTCAGCGCGCCCTGGCGACATCTCCTGAGTCCATTCTGCTGCTGGATGGGGGAGCCTGTGAGGTGGGCCTGGAGTCGACCGTGATCGACCTGACCGGTGAGCTTCCGCGCGTCTTGCGCCCAGGTGGCATTGGCATCGTGCGTCTGCGTGATTGCCTCGGCGAAGTGGCCGAGTTGGATGCGCAGGCCAGCCCAGGCCCCTTGCCGAGCCCCGGTCTGGCTCGCCGGCATTATGCGCCGCGCGCGGCGCTGCGTCTGCTGGCGCAGCCTGAGGAGTTGGTGCGCGTGGGCGCGGCCTGCGAAGCCCAGGGGGAAGTGGTTGCCTCGATCCGTTGCGGCTCAGGCGACTCCCGGCCCCCGCTGCATCACGTGTTGCCGGGGGAGCCCGAGGGCTATGCGCGCTTGCTGTACGCCACCTTGCACGCGCTCAATCAGACCGATGCCACCATCATCCTGGTCCAGGCGCCTCCGCAGACAGCGGCCTGGTCGGCCGTGCAAGATCGCTTGCGGCGGGCGGCAACCACTCTTTAG